One Banduia mediterranea DNA segment encodes these proteins:
- the ntrC gene encoding nitrogen regulation protein NR(I): MSQPITVWVVDDDESIRWVLERSLMRDGMNVKCFPGSAELLDALQDELPDVLVSDIRMPGVNGLELLERLQARAPELPVIIMTAHSDLDAAVAAYRGGAFEYLPKPFDVDGVATLVRRASRVRGEAGDPDALNGPDTLLIGEAPAMQDVFRAIGRLSQSQITVLITGETGAGKELVARALHAHSPRSKQPFIAVNTAAIPKDLMESEFFGHERGAFTGAQAQRRGRFEQADGGTLFLDEIGDMPLDLQTRLLRVLSDGEFYRVGGHSPIKVDVRVIAATNQELEIAVGQGRFREDLFHRLNVIRIRIPSLRERREDVPQLARHFLASAARELKAEPKRMRPEVIASLQRFEWPGNVRQLENVCRWLTVMAPGQDVHLLDLPPELRISTAPTVTTAANTSTAGGGVANEVVNIGSWQDSLRSWAETQLRAGRSNLLGEALPDFERMLIQTALAECRGQRIEAAKRLGWGRNTLTRKIKELDLD; encoded by the coding sequence ATGAGCCAGCCGATAACCGTTTGGGTCGTCGACGACGACGAATCCATACGTTGGGTGCTGGAGCGCTCACTGATGCGCGACGGCATGAACGTCAAGTGCTTCCCCGGTTCTGCCGAACTGCTGGATGCCTTGCAGGACGAGCTGCCGGACGTGTTGGTATCCGACATCCGCATGCCCGGCGTCAACGGGCTGGAACTGCTGGAACGCCTGCAGGCCCGTGCCCCGGAGCTGCCGGTCATCATCATGACGGCGCATTCCGACCTCGATGCCGCGGTTGCCGCTTATCGTGGCGGCGCGTTCGAATATCTGCCAAAACCGTTCGACGTTGATGGTGTCGCCACCCTGGTGCGACGCGCTTCGCGGGTCCGCGGCGAAGCCGGTGATCCGGACGCCCTCAACGGCCCGGATACCCTGTTGATCGGTGAAGCGCCGGCGATGCAGGACGTGTTCCGCGCGATCGGCCGCCTCTCGCAGTCACAGATCACCGTATTGATCACCGGCGAGACCGGTGCCGGCAAGGAACTGGTGGCGCGCGCCCTGCACGCCCACAGCCCGCGTTCCAAACAACCGTTCATCGCCGTCAATACCGCGGCGATTCCCAAGGATCTGATGGAATCGGAGTTTTTCGGCCACGAGCGCGGTGCCTTTACCGGCGCCCAGGCACAGCGGCGCGGCCGCTTCGAACAGGCCGACGGCGGCACCCTGTTCCTCGATGAAATCGGCGACATGCCGCTGGATCTGCAGACGCGTTTGCTACGCGTGCTCTCGGACGGCGAGTTCTATCGCGTCGGCGGACACTCGCCGATCAAGGTCGACGTGCGCGTGATCGCCGCCACCAATCAGGAACTGGAAATCGCGGTCGGGCAGGGTCGTTTTCGCGAAGACTTATTCCATCGGCTCAATGTCATTCGCATCCGCATCCCCTCGCTGCGCGAACGGCGCGAGGACGTGCCACAACTGGCCCGTCACTTCCTGGCCTCGGCGGCGCGGGAGCTCAAGGCCGAGCCCAAGCGCATGCGTCCGGAAGTGATCGCCAGCCTGCAGCGCTTCGAGTGGCCGGGCAACGTCCGTCAGCTCGAAAACGTCTGTCGCTGGCTGACCGTGATGGCGCCGGGGCAGGACGTTCATCTGCTCGATCTGCCGCCGGAACTGCGAATCTCCACCGCACCGACGGTGACGACCGCAGCAAATACCAGCACCGCCGGCGGCGGCGTGGCCAACGAGGTGGTCAACATCGGCAGCTGGCAGGACAGTCTCCGATCCTGGGCCGAAACGCAGTTGCGGGCAGGCCGCAGCAATCTGCTGGGCGAGGCGCTGCCGGACTTCGAGCGCATGTTGATCCAGACGGCGCTGGCCGAGTGCCGTGGCCAGCGTATCGAGGCGGCCAAACGTCTCGGCTGGGGCCGCAACACGCTGACACGCAAGATCAAGGAACTCGACCTGGATTGA
- a CDS encoding EcsC family protein, with amino-acid sequence MTGFQLTPYETRQLAAIHEWQAQSPGWGARLMAKPGGRIAQAVQSMVPVDALRAALTGVNRVAERLSDEQSILKRAKAGSLEELRAMPLNTHDRSMRIEQRWAMGMAGAGGAVFGAAGAAGMVADIPALITLALRTIHRVGLCYGDDPLDGNRSRLAIAIFALASANSMDEKLTAIRAIRDLQSGLIDAALRDGVERVAERELAKEAAVFSLQNLAKKLGVNLGARKSVGMVPVLGAIVGSSVNAWYVYDVAQVSRYVFQERWLRRRYPELDPDDPESSALSAPPRGNAE; translated from the coding sequence ATGACCGGCTTTCAGCTCACTCCCTACGAAACGCGACAGCTTGCCGCGATCCACGAGTGGCAGGCGCAGTCCCCGGGCTGGGGCGCGCGGCTGATGGCCAAGCCCGGCGGCCGCATCGCCCAGGCGGTGCAGTCGATGGTGCCGGTGGACGCGCTGCGTGCGGCGCTCACGGGCGTGAATCGCGTGGCCGAACGTCTGTCCGACGAGCAGTCCATCCTCAAACGCGCGAAGGCCGGTTCGCTCGAAGAACTGCGCGCGATGCCGCTGAATACGCATGACCGCTCGATGCGCATCGAGCAGCGCTGGGCCATGGGCATGGCCGGTGCCGGCGGCGCGGTGTTCGGCGCGGCGGGCGCGGCCGGCATGGTGGCGGACATTCCAGCGCTGATCACGCTGGCCCTGCGGACGATCCACCGCGTTGGCCTGTGCTACGGCGACGATCCGCTGGACGGCAACCGCAGTCGCCTGGCCATCGCCATCTTCGCGCTGGCGTCCGCCAACAGCATGGACGAGAAGCTCACCGCGATTCGCGCCATCCGTGACCTGCAGAGCGGCCTGATCGACGCGGCCCTGCGCGACGGCGTGGAGCGCGTCGCCGAACGCGAACTGGCCAAGGAGGCGGCGGTGTTCTCGCTGCAGAACCTGGCAAAGAAACTCGGCGTGAACCTGGGCGCGCGCAAATCGGTGGGTATGGTGCCGGTGCTGGGCGCGATTGTCGGCAGTTCGGTCAATGCCTGGTACGTCTATGACGTGGCGCAGGTATCACGCTATGTGTTTCAGGAACGCTGGCTGCGTCGACGCTATCCGGAGCTGGATCCGGACGATCCCGAATCCAGTGCGCTGAGCGCGCCGCCGCGCGGCAACGCCGAATAG
- a CDS encoding NRDE family protein has protein sequence MCLIALSWRTHARYPLLIAANRDEFHARPADPAAHWQDTPQVYGGRDRLQGGGWLAVSRRGRLAAITNVRRMLPPNPRTLSRGRLVADFVRGDGSAQEFCEALMPHAHEYGGFNLLLWDGACLRFATNQGETGESREVDPGIHVLSNATLDTPWPKSERLRTAMQQASGHDTPDIEALFTALADTAIAPDAALPDTGLELERERWLSSPFIRGPEYGTRASTVVLVAQDRLRFVERLFGPNGRANGDSDQVLPLAAD, from the coding sequence ATGTGCCTGATCGCCCTGTCCTGGCGGACGCACGCCCGATACCCCCTGCTGATCGCGGCCAATCGCGACGAGTTCCATGCGCGTCCGGCCGATCCGGCGGCGCATTGGCAGGACACGCCACAGGTCTACGGCGGCCGCGATCGTTTGCAGGGCGGCGGCTGGCTCGCGGTGTCGCGGCGCGGTCGTCTGGCCGCAATCACCAATGTGCGACGCATGCTGCCGCCGAACCCGCGAACCCTGTCGCGCGGCCGCCTGGTCGCCGACTTCGTGCGTGGTGACGGCAGCGCCCAGGAATTTTGTGAGGCACTGATGCCGCATGCGCACGAATACGGCGGCTTCAATCTGTTGCTGTGGGACGGTGCGTGCCTGCGCTTCGCGACCAATCAGGGTGAAACTGGAGAAAGCCGCGAGGTCGATCCGGGTATCCATGTGCTGTCCAATGCGACACTGGACACGCCCTGGCCGAAATCCGAGCGTCTGCGGACCGCGATGCAGCAGGCCAGCGGCCACGACACACCGGATATCGAGGCCCTGTTCACCGCCCTCGCCGACACCGCCATCGCCCCCGACGCGGCCTTGCCAGACACCGGGCTTGAGCTGGAACGTGAACGCTGGCTCTCCTCACCGTTCATCCGCGGCCCGGAATACGGCACGCGAGCCAGCACCGTGGTGCTCGTCGCGCAAGACCGTCTGCGGTTCGTGGAACGCCTCTTTGGTCCGAATGGGCGCGCGAACGGGGACAGCGACCAGGTCTTGCCGCTCGCGGCCGACTGA
- a CDS encoding pteridine reductase: protein MTQGAKYTADTRTAATPRVALITGAARRIGAQIARELHADGWCVALHYRQSAEAAQELATELESLRPDSAATVQADLLERAGRERLIEQAKQTWGQLDALVNNASSYYPTPIGSIDESAFDDLMGSNFKAPLFLSQAFAGAVTQGSIVNIVDIHVQAPMCGFAAYSAAKGALDTLGRALARELAPRIRVNAVAPGHILWSDHETLSDAQMQAESARIPMQRLGSPEDVAHAVRFLLSEQASYITGVTLPVDGGLRLT from the coding sequence ATGACCCAAGGCGCCAAGTACACGGCGGACACTCGAACAGCGGCAACGCCGCGTGTCGCCCTGATCACCGGCGCGGCACGGCGCATCGGCGCGCAGATCGCACGCGAGCTGCACGCAGACGGTTGGTGCGTGGCACTGCATTACCGCCAGTCCGCCGAGGCCGCGCAGGAACTGGCGACCGAACTGGAATCGCTGCGCCCCGACAGCGCGGCGACAGTGCAGGCCGATCTACTGGAGCGTGCCGGTCGCGAACGCCTGATCGAACAGGCGAAGCAGACCTGGGGACAGCTGGATGCGCTGGTCAACAATGCGTCGAGTTACTACCCGACACCGATCGGCTCGATCGACGAGTCGGCCTTCGACGATCTGATGGGTTCCAACTTCAAGGCCCCGCTGTTCCTGTCGCAGGCCTTTGCGGGCGCGGTCACGCAGGGCAGCATCGTCAATATCGTCGACATTCACGTGCAGGCGCCGATGTGCGGCTTTGCCGCCTACAGCGCGGCCAAGGGCGCGCTCGATACCCTGGGCCGCGCGCTGGCGCGCGAACTGGCGCCGCGCATTCGCGTCAACGCGGTGGCGCCGGGCCACATCCTCTGGTCGGACCACGAAACCCTCAGCGACGCACAAATGCAGGCGGAATCCGCGCGCATTCCGATGCAGCGTCTGGGCTCACCGGAGGATGTCGCGCACGCGGTGCGCTTTCTGCTGTCCGAGCAGGCTTCATACATCACCGGCGTGACGCTGCCAGTAGACGGCGGGCTCCGCCTGACGTGA
- a CDS encoding undecaprenyl-diphosphate phosphatase → MLEALILGLVEGLTEFLPISSTGHLLIVQHWLPRRSDLFNIAIQAGAIVAVCLVYRHRLRELATARRDPVNRDYVIKLIAAFCVTAVLGLLAKTLGAELPETVAPVAWALIIGGVVIFIAEYYARHHVPAESITWKVAIVVGIAQVVAGVFPGTSRSAAAIFAAMFAGLTMRARAAEFAFLVGIPTMFAATGYELMKTLGDGAAIAAEAWDELAVAFVAAAITGFAAVKWLLGFIAGHTYIVFAWYRILLGALLLLMLA, encoded by the coding sequence ATGCTTGAAGCCCTGATTCTCGGTCTGGTCGAGGGTTTGACCGAGTTTTTGCCGATTTCCAGCACCGGACACCTGCTGATTGTGCAGCACTGGCTGCCGCGCCGTAGCGACCTGTTCAACATCGCGATCCAGGCCGGGGCCATCGTCGCCGTGTGTCTGGTCTACCGTCATCGCCTGCGCGAACTGGCGACTGCCCGGCGCGATCCGGTCAACCGCGACTACGTGATCAAGCTGATCGCTGCCTTCTGCGTCACCGCCGTACTGGGCCTGCTCGCCAAGACACTCGGCGCCGAACTGCCGGAAACGGTGGCGCCGGTGGCCTGGGCACTGATCATCGGTGGTGTGGTGATCTTCATCGCCGAATACTACGCGCGGCACCATGTGCCGGCCGAATCCATCACCTGGAAAGTGGCAATCGTGGTCGGCATCGCACAGGTCGTGGCCGGCGTGTTTCCCGGTACCTCGCGTTCGGCGGCGGCAATCTTCGCCGCGATGTTCGCCGGCCTGACGATGCGTGCGCGCGCCGCCGAGTTCGCCTTCCTGGTCGGCATTCCGACAATGTTCGCGGCCACCGGCTACGAACTGATGAAGACCCTGGGCGACGGCGCCGCGATCGCCGCCGAAGCCTGGGACGAGCTCGCGGTGGCCTTCGTCGCCGCCGCGATCACCGGCTTCGCCGCGGTGAAGTGGCTGCTGGGATTTATCGCGGGCCACACCTACATCGTGTTCGCCTGGTACCGGATTCTGCTCGGAGCGCTGCTGTTGCTGATGCTGGCTTGA
- a CDS encoding multifunctional CCA addition/repair protein, producing MKRYLVGGAVRDALLGLAVHERDWVVVGADPDTLLAQGYRPVGVDFPVFLHPETQEEHALARTERKSGRGYHGFTFHTGPEVTIEDDLLRRDLTVNAIAQDVDGRLIDPYGGRADIEARVLRHVSEAFAEDPVRILRVARFHARFAALGFSVAPETQQLMRQMVEAGEVDHLVAERVWRETARALMHDRPSVYFETLRACGALARIMPEIDALFGVPQPAQYHPEIDSGRHVMMALDVAARESAPLRVRVAVLLHDLGKGVTPREHWPSHRGHEQTGIPLVRGFCARLRVPHVCRDLALAVTENHLRVHRSEELRASTTLDLVEQFRGLRDPEYFEDALWACRCDVRGRLDRESVDYPSIERLRAARDVAATVQASDAMAQGAVGPQIGERLRQLRIAAIKRARR from the coding sequence ATGAAACGCTATCTGGTCGGCGGCGCGGTTCGCGATGCGCTGCTGGGTCTGGCCGTGCACGAACGGGACTGGGTCGTGGTCGGTGCCGATCCGGACACCCTACTGGCCCAGGGCTATCGCCCCGTGGGCGTCGACTTTCCGGTGTTCCTGCACCCCGAAACGCAGGAGGAACACGCGCTCGCACGCACCGAACGCAAGTCCGGCCGCGGCTATCACGGCTTCACGTTTCACACCGGTCCCGAAGTCACCATCGAGGACGATCTGCTGCGGCGAGACCTTACCGTCAACGCCATCGCCCAGGACGTCGATGGTCGCCTGATCGACCCTTACGGCGGCCGCGCGGATATCGAAGCGCGCGTACTGCGCCACGTCTCCGAGGCCTTCGCCGAAGACCCGGTGCGCATCCTGCGCGTGGCGCGCTTTCACGCGCGCTTCGCCGCGCTGGGTTTCAGCGTGGCCCCGGAAACGCAGCAACTGATGCGACAGATGGTGGAGGCCGGCGAGGTGGACCATCTGGTGGCTGAACGCGTCTGGCGGGAGACCGCGCGCGCGCTGATGCATGACCGGCCCAGCGTGTACTTCGAGACCCTGCGTGCCTGCGGTGCGCTGGCGCGGATCATGCCGGAGATCGACGCCCTGTTCGGCGTGCCGCAGCCCGCGCAATACCATCCGGAGATCGACAGCGGCCGCCACGTGATGATGGCGCTGGACGTGGCCGCCCGCGAATCCGCCCCGCTCAGGGTACGCGTCGCAGTGCTGTTGCACGATCTCGGCAAAGGGGTCACTCCGCGCGAGCACTGGCCCAGTCACCGTGGTCACGAACAGACCGGCATTCCGCTGGTGCGTGGCTTCTGCGCGCGACTGCGCGTCCCCCATGTCTGCCGCGATCTGGCGCTGGCCGTCACCGAAAACCACCTGCGCGTCCACCGCAGCGAAGAACTGCGCGCCAGCACCACCCTGGACCTGGTCGAGCAGTTCCGCGGGCTGCGCGATCCCGAGTACTTCGAGGATGCGTTGTGGGCCTGCCGCTGCGATGTGCGCGGCCGGCTCGATCGGGAATCCGTGGACTATCCGTCGATCGAACGCCTGCGCGCGGCGCGCGATGTCGCGGCCACCGTGCAGGCAAGCGATGCCATGGCGCAGGGCGCGGTCGGTCCTCAGATCGGCGAAAGACTGCGCCAGCTGCGTATCGCCGCCATCAAACGGGCACGCCGCTGA
- a CDS encoding transglycosylase SLT domain-containing protein — protein sequence MRNRYGWLACSLLAPVLAAGFLAVGWLGASTAWAGPSDALRARFQAAIANPGSAAQEDPAELKDYLLYPYLQAARLRSDLRQMPGAVTDARIARFLSRHGGEPVAAELRVAWLLNLAAREQWQTYLATTPQAPDDDLLRCHWLNAKFTLGDTAELQSIALDTWLRGRSLPKACDPVFGWLAQQGALSKDRVLQRIDAALDARQPALVRYLARGLPDALARPFVNAALLQETPTIMLDRLIDSPAAPVAWRWIEQAFDRIARRDSATAMSRYDRLIKARDIRAEQRAMLRRSLALGLAYDRDERALAWFADLPADVRDEQTLEWNARAALYQADWPEVLAVIGRMPATLADTARWRYWRARALERLGQTEQSEALFRALTLERDPYGFFAADRLGVTPDLGPQALPRDASAQAQIMNLAGIQRALELRTVDMDTAAIRELYAAIEDLNPSGRLQTGLLLNRIGWYAPSIALMAESQQWDDLLARFPLPFRERVDAAAKDSGLPPDWVYSVMRAESLYDPNAVSGANAYGLLQLLPTTAREVARRHGLPIPTRDTLKQADVNIPIGSHYLAELNERFDGHFLLVIAAYNAGPYRIPGWLPPREMDADVWIENVPFNETRGYITRVLYNIVIFGWRLNGEPTTLDQLMQPVPARLGESE from the coding sequence GTGAGAAACCGCTACGGATGGCTGGCCTGCTCCCTACTTGCACCCGTTCTCGCTGCGGGCTTTCTCGCTGTGGGCTGGCTGGGCGCGAGCACGGCCTGGGCGGGACCAAGCGACGCGCTGCGTGCGCGATTCCAGGCGGCGATCGCCAATCCTGGTAGCGCCGCTCAGGAAGACCCAGCCGAGCTCAAGGACTATCTGCTCTATCCGTATCTACAGGCGGCACGCTTGCGCAGCGATCTGCGGCAGATGCCCGGTGCGGTCACCGACGCACGCATCGCCCGTTTCCTTTCCCGGCATGGCGGGGAGCCGGTGGCGGCCGAGCTTCGCGTGGCGTGGCTGTTGAATCTCGCCGCGCGCGAGCAATGGCAGACCTATCTCGCCACGACACCCCAGGCGCCCGACGACGATCTGCTGCGTTGCCACTGGCTGAATGCCAAATTCACGCTCGGTGACACCGCCGAACTGCAGTCGATCGCGCTCGACACCTGGTTGCGCGGACGCAGTCTGCCCAAGGCCTGCGACCCGGTTTTCGGCTGGCTGGCGCAACAGGGTGCCCTGAGCAAGGATCGCGTATTGCAGCGCATCGATGCCGCGCTCGACGCGCGGCAGCCGGCGCTGGTGCGTTACCTCGCGCGCGGACTGCCGGATGCCCTGGCTCGCCCGTTCGTCAACGCCGCGCTGCTACAGGAAACTCCCACGATCATGCTCGACCGTCTGATCGACTCGCCGGCCGCGCCGGTGGCCTGGCGCTGGATCGAGCAGGCCTTCGACCGCATCGCGCGCCGTGATTCGGCCACGGCGATGTCCCGTTACGATCGTCTGATCAAGGCTCGCGACATCCGTGCAGAGCAGCGCGCAATGCTGCGTCGCTCGCTGGCGCTGGGCCTGGCCTATGACCGCGACGAACGCGCATTGGCCTGGTTCGCCGACCTCCCGGCAGACGTCCGCGACGAGCAAACGCTGGAATGGAACGCCCGCGCCGCGCTGTATCAGGCCGACTGGCCCGAGGTGCTGGCGGTGATCGGCCGCATGCCGGCGACGCTGGCCGACACCGCGCGCTGGCGTTACTGGCGTGCGCGGGCCCTGGAACGGCTCGGCCAGACCGAACAATCCGAAGCCCTGTTTCGTGCACTCACGCTGGAACGCGACCCGTATGGCTTCTTTGCCGCCGACCGGCTCGGCGTGACGCCGGACCTGGGGCCGCAGGCGCTGCCGCGCGACGCTTCGGCGCAGGCTCAGATCATGAACCTGGCCGGCATCCAGCGCGCGCTGGAACTGCGCACGGTCGACATGGATACCGCGGCCATCCGCGAACTGTACGCCGCAATCGAGGATCTCAATCCGTCGGGACGATTGCAGACCGGCCTGCTGCTCAACCGCATCGGCTGGTACGCCCCGTCGATCGCGCTGATGGCCGAATCCCAGCAATGGGACGATCTGCTGGCGCGCTTCCCGCTGCCATTCCGCGAACGGGTCGATGCCGCGGCCAAGGACTCCGGCCTGCCACCGGACTGGGTGTATTCGGTGATGCGCGCCGAGAGCCTGTACGACCCGAACGCGGTGTCCGGCGCCAATGCCTATGGCCTGCTCCAGCTGCTGCCGACCACGGCCCGCGAGGTCGCGCGGCGGCATGGACTGCCGATACCGACGCGCGACACGCTGAAGCAGGCGGACGTCAACATCCCGATCGGCAGTCACTACCTGGCCGAGCTCAACGAGCGTTTCGACGGCCACTTCCTGCTGGTGATCGCTGCCTACAACGCCGGCCCCTACCGCATCCCCGGCTGGCTGCCGCCACGGGAAATGGACGCCGACGTGTGGATCGAAAACGTACCGTTCAACGAGACGCGCGGCTACATTACGCGCGTGCTCTACAACATCGTGATCTTCGGCTGGCGCCTCAACGGCGAACCCACCACCCTCGACCAGCTGATGCAGCCGGTCCCCGCGCGGCTCGGCGAATCGGAATGA
- a CDS encoding acyl-CoA thioesterase: MSDSPPPPAKPVGSSAITEQVYMVFPNDLNANDTVFGGMVMAQMDRLAVVVADRHSGRVCVTASVDAVHFMKPAKRGDVLILHAGVNRAWHSSMEIGVKVEAETHTGADRRHILSAYLTFVALDPEGKPCAVPDVAPQTTAESRRYEEAGLRRQQRLRHAEEIKQLRALRHED, from the coding sequence ATGAGCGATTCCCCCCCGCCGCCGGCGAAGCCGGTCGGCAGTTCGGCGATCACCGAACAGGTCTACATGGTGTTCCCGAACGATCTGAACGCCAATGACACGGTGTTCGGCGGCATGGTCATGGCGCAGATGGACCGGCTTGCCGTGGTCGTTGCGGACCGCCATTCCGGCCGCGTCTGCGTTACCGCCAGCGTCGACGCCGTGCACTTCATGAAGCCCGCCAAACGCGGCGACGTGTTGATTTTGCATGCCGGCGTCAATCGCGCCTGGCATTCCTCGATGGAAATCGGCGTCAAGGTCGAAGCCGAAACCCATACCGGCGCCGACCGCCGCCACATCCTGTCCGCCTACCTCACCTTCGTGGCGCTCGACCCCGAAGGCAAGCCCTGCGCGGTGCCGGATGTGGCACCGCAGACCACGGCGGAAAGCCGCCGTTACGAAGAAGCGGGACTGCGCCGTCAGCAGCGCCTGCGCCACGCCGAAGAGATCAAACAGTTGCGCGCGCTGCGGCACGAGGACTGA
- the maiA gene encoding maleylacetoacetate isomerase — protein sequence MLKLYSFWRSSSAYRVRIALNLKGLEYLIEPVHLMHEGGQQFRSEYRRLNPQAMVPLLVDGELRISQSLAILDYLEALAPHPPLLPTEPALRARVLEACLNIVSDVQPLQNSRVLRHLQDDLAQDGARQQAWVRHWITLGLDALETRLQAHPQSRFSFGETPGFADCCLVPQLYSARRFDCELTRWPRLTEIESACQALPAFVHALPDHQPDAPTPH from the coding sequence ATGCTCAAGCTCTACAGCTTCTGGCGCAGTTCCAGCGCCTACCGGGTACGGATCGCACTCAATCTCAAGGGGCTGGAGTACCTGATCGAACCGGTGCATCTGATGCACGAAGGCGGCCAGCAGTTTCGCAGCGAATACCGCAGGCTCAATCCGCAGGCCATGGTGCCGCTGCTGGTCGACGGCGAGCTGCGGATCAGCCAGTCGCTGGCGATTCTCGACTATCTGGAAGCGCTGGCGCCGCACCCGCCATTGCTGCCAACCGAACCGGCGCTGCGCGCGCGGGTGCTGGAAGCCTGTCTGAACATCGTCAGCGATGTGCAGCCGCTGCAGAACTCGCGCGTGCTGCGACACCTGCAAGACGATCTGGCACAGGACGGCGCGCGACAGCAGGCCTGGGTCCGCCACTGGATCACGCTGGGGCTGGACGCGCTGGAGACACGGCTTCAGGCGCATCCGCAAAGCCGCTTCAGCTTCGGCGAGACGCCGGGCTTCGCGGATTGCTGCCTGGTTCCTCAGCTCTACTCGGCGCGCCGCTTCGATTGCGAACTGACGCGCTGGCCGCGACTCACCGAAATCGAATCGGCGTGCCAGGCGCTGCCGGCCTTCGTACATGCGCTGCCGGATCACCAGCCGGATGCGCCGACTCCGCACTGA
- a CDS encoding fumarylacetoacetate hydrolase family protein — MKLATLNDDTRDGRLVVVSRDLSACAPAPELARNLQRALDDWPLVEPHLRGLYDELNNGKIAGTMDFVPAECRSPLPRAYQWADGSAYVNHVALVRQARGADMPDSFWTDPLMYQGGSDSFLDPHGDIPLGDPDWGCDLEAEIAVVTADVAAGIDARRALDGVRLLMLVNDVSLRGLIPGELAKGFGFFQAKPASAFSPVAVTPDELGEAWRDGKLHGALQSEVNGQLLGRPDAGADMSFDFGQLIAHAARTRSLVAGSIIGSGTVSNRDAEGGPGLPIAEGGLGYSCLAEQRSVEVLRHGAARSPFLRAGDRVRIEMLDAHGLSIFGAIDQRVVAA; from the coding sequence ATGAAACTTGCCACGCTCAACGACGACACCCGCGACGGCCGCCTGGTCGTCGTGTCGCGCGACCTGTCGGCCTGCGCGCCGGCGCCGGAGCTGGCGCGCAATCTGCAGCGGGCGCTCGACGACTGGCCGCTGGTGGAACCGCATCTGCGTGGCCTCTACGACGAGCTCAACAACGGCAAGATCGCCGGTACCATGGATTTCGTGCCTGCCGAGTGCCGTTCGCCGCTGCCGCGCGCCTATCAGTGGGCGGACGGCTCGGCCTATGTCAATCACGTGGCGCTGGTGCGCCAGGCGCGCGGTGCCGACATGCCGGACAGCTTCTGGACCGACCCGCTGATGTACCAGGGAGGGTCGGACAGCTTTCTCGACCCGCATGGCGATATTCCCTTGGGCGATCCGGACTGGGGCTGTGATCTGGAGGCGGAAATCGCCGTGGTCACCGCCGATGTTGCGGCGGGAATCGATGCACGCCGCGCGCTGGACGGTGTGCGCCTGCTGATGCTGGTCAACGACGTGTCGCTGCGTGGCCTGATCCCCGGCGAGTTGGCCAAGGGCTTCGGCTTCTTCCAGGCCAAGCCGGCCTCGGCATTCTCGCCGGTGGCGGTGACGCCGGACGAACTCGGTGAGGCCTGGCGCGACGGCAAGCTGCACGGCGCGCTGCAGAGTGAGGTCAACGGCCAGCTCCTGGGCCGACCGGACGCCGGCGCCGACATGAGCTTCGACTTCGGGCAGCTGATCGCGCACGCGGCGCGCACGCGCTCGCTGGTCGCCGGCAGCATCATCGGCAGCGGCACCGTCTCCAATCGTGATGCCGAGGGCGGGCCGGGCCTGCCGATCGCCGAAGGCGGCCTCGGCTATTCCTGTCTGGCCGAACAGCGCAGCGTGGAAGTTCTGCGCCACGGCGCCGCGCGCTCGCCGTTCCTGCGGGCCGGAGACCGGGTGCGCATCGAAATGTTGGACGCTCACGGACTCTCCATTTTCGGGGCCATCGACCAGCGCGTCGTGGCCGCCTGA